A window of the Chryseobacterium arthrosphaerae genome harbors these coding sequences:
- the mutL gene encoding DNA mismatch repair endonuclease MutL, which yields MSDIIQLLPDHVANQIAAGEVVQRPASIVKELLENAIDAEATKIELIIRDAGKNLIQVVDDGKGMSETDARMAFERHATSKIKGTEDIFKIATKGFRGEALASIAAVSQVELRTKQNDASIGTNIYIEGGVFQFQDPVQTADGSNFLVKNLFYNVPARRKFLKNNNIEFRHVIDEFQRVALAHENLEFSLFHDDEAVFRLRKGSQMQRIVDVFGRKLQPLLIPIKEDIIWCKLHGFVAKPEGAKKSRGEQFLFVNGRYFKSPYFNKAVQEAFEGLLQPGYVPSFFLFLELDPEKIDVNIHPQKTEVKFEDEHLIFALLRSTIKRSLGIYNVSPSLDFDRDPELDEMMNKPIPSKGNGGGGSGVIKMPEIIVDKDYNPFLEEKNVVHPEEIQNLTEMYHQNITAEPSKINLFEDEDFDEDLMRLPNGYWLFNKGDVTLMLDLGRMHRLLVSENNKSTRKSNANSHALLFSLEYHMNEIEKNKYNSFKKYLPELGFDMKIAHESVLRIDSLPEGLKETQAMKFLENLFEILDYKTEEEFLQYYHNQWNKMQSKSRFDFLYKKDAEQVIKDFTALGFPEFLPDGKRCFYEVPFNDFKNKF from the coding sequence ATGTCAGATATTATTCAGCTTTTACCGGATCATGTAGCCAACCAAATTGCAGCGGGAGAGGTGGTGCAGAGGCCTGCATCCATCGTGAAGGAACTTTTGGAAAATGCTATAGATGCAGAGGCAACGAAAATTGAATTGATCATCAGGGATGCCGGAAAAAATCTAATCCAGGTCGTGGATGACGGAAAAGGAATGTCTGAAACAGATGCCCGGATGGCATTTGAAAGACATGCGACCTCCAAAATCAAAGGAACGGAAGATATCTTTAAGATTGCAACAAAAGGATTTCGTGGGGAGGCCTTAGCTTCTATTGCTGCTGTTTCCCAGGTTGAGCTGAGAACAAAACAGAATGACGCTTCCATTGGGACCAATATCTATATCGAAGGTGGAGTTTTCCAGTTCCAGGATCCGGTTCAGACAGCAGACGGATCCAACTTTTTAGTGAAAAACCTGTTCTATAACGTTCCGGCAAGAAGAAAATTTCTGAAAAACAATAATATCGAATTCAGACATGTCATTGATGAATTTCAGCGTGTTGCCCTCGCTCACGAGAATCTGGAGTTTTCGTTATTCCATGATGATGAAGCGGTTTTCAGGCTGAGAAAAGGAAGCCAGATGCAGCGTATTGTAGATGTTTTCGGAAGAAAATTGCAGCCGCTTCTGATTCCGATCAAAGAAGATATTATCTGGTGTAAGCTTCATGGGTTTGTTGCAAAGCCTGAGGGAGCTAAGAAATCCAGAGGAGAACAGTTTTTATTTGTCAACGGAAGGTATTTCAAGAGCCCCTACTTTAATAAAGCAGTACAGGAAGCTTTTGAAGGACTGCTTCAGCCGGGATATGTCCCTTCTTTCTTCCTTTTCCTGGAGCTTGATCCGGAGAAAATAGACGTAAATATCCATCCGCAGAAGACAGAGGTTAAGTTTGAGGACGAACACCTTATTTTTGCGTTACTGCGCTCAACGATCAAAAGATCTTTAGGAATTTATAACGTTTCTCCAAGCCTTGATTTCGACAGAGATCCTGAATTGGATGAAATGATGAACAAACCCATTCCAAGTAAAGGGAACGGCGGTGGAGGAAGCGGTGTTATCAAAATGCCTGAGATCATTGTAGATAAGGATTATAACCCGTTCCTTGAGGAAAAAAATGTAGTACATCCGGAAGAAATTCAGAACCTCACGGAAATGTACCATCAGAATATTACGGCAGAGCCTTCAAAGATCAATCTGTTTGAAGATGAAGATTTTGACGAAGATTTAATGAGGCTCCCGAACGGCTATTGGCTGTTCAACAAAGGAGATGTAACCCTGATGCTGGATTTGGGTAGAATGCACAGGTTATTGGTTTCTGAAAACAATAAATCAACAAGGAAATCAAATGCCAACAGCCACGCCCTCCTTTTCTCTCTGGAATATCATATGAATGAAATTGAAAAAAATAAATACAATTCGTTCAAAAAATATCTTCCGGAATTAGGGTTTGACATGAAAATTGCTCATGAAAGCGTATTGAGAATCGATTCCCTTCCTGAAGGACTGAAAGAAACCCAGGCCATGAAATTTCTGGAGAACCTCTTTGAGATCCTGGATTATAAAACAGAAGAAGAATTTTTACAGTATTACCACAATCAGTGGAATAAAATGCAGTCGAAATCAAGATTTGATTTTCTCTATAAAAAAGATGCGGAACAGGTCATCAAAGACTTTACAGCATTAGGTTTCCCAGAGTTTTTGCCGGATGGGAAAAGGTGCTTCTATGAAGTTCCGTTTAATGATTTTAAAAACAAATTTTAA
- a CDS encoding YoaK family protein yields the protein MLRNYSNSRTLGDNIRLGTLTAFTAGTINIASLLIFLSFTSNVTGHYAILAAEISKGNWTQVAVVGGWIFLFFFGSFLSNFIVINFNKKSKYFAHAMPIVLEIICLLFVGVYGQLYYQKTLEETEYLVALMLFATGLQNGLTASISNFSVKTTHLTGTTTDLGILVSMFTQKKYRKNGELIGRAKLLMSIMLAYVLGAVFSGMTYYYLEFRVFYVISLCLLIVIGYDAYKIHVRHFNTKYRYSRIYKKPNLFAYLYDKIHGIPKREKKRKLVFED from the coding sequence ATGTTAAGAAATTATAGTAACAGCAGGACACTGGGAGACAATATCAGATTGGGGACGCTGACTGCATTTACAGCAGGTACTATAAATATAGCATCCCTATTGATATTCCTCTCTTTCACATCAAACGTTACCGGGCACTATGCTATTTTAGCAGCAGAGATCAGTAAAGGAAACTGGACCCAGGTGGCGGTTGTAGGCGGATGGATCTTCCTGTTCTTCTTCGGAAGCTTTCTGTCCAACTTTATTGTGATCAATTTCAATAAGAAAAGTAAATATTTTGCCCATGCCATGCCGATTGTGCTGGAAATTATATGTCTCCTCTTTGTAGGGGTATACGGGCAGCTGTATTATCAGAAAACGCTGGAAGAAACAGAATATCTGGTGGCTCTGATGCTTTTTGCCACAGGTCTGCAAAACGGATTGACGGCGAGTATTTCCAACTTCTCTGTAAAAACAACCCACCTTACAGGAACTACCACCGACCTTGGAATTCTGGTGTCTATGTTTACCCAGAAAAAATACAGGAAAAACGGTGAACTGATCGGGAGAGCGAAATTATTAATGAGCATTATGCTGGCCTATGTTTTAGGAGCGGTATTCTCAGGAATGACCTATTATTATCTGGAATTCAGAGTGTTTTATGTGATCAGTCTGTGTCTTCTGATCGTGATCGGATATGATGCCTACAAGATTCACGTGCGCCACTTTAATACAAAATACAGATACAGCAGGATTTATAAGAAGCCTAACCTGTTTGCTTATCTGTATGATAAGATTCACGGGATTCCAAAAAGAGAAAAGAAAAGAAAGCTTGTCTTTGAAGACTGA
- a CDS encoding sensor histidine kinase — translation MFNKVVTNQTKTMVLLMLVFTAIILLFSGLVYFSIVNFSHQRFYELLKIRTATIIQIEKSKDHLDLPEKYILNSLTDEELPMEKDYVFAVPSDSNFKKISQEVHIPDYFFKDIIKTGESNYNDKEFYYIGQSFKYDDKDYIAIASAKNHYVIYYLGFLKRTLLTCIVLSLFFSMIFSFYLSKTLFRPILKITGKVKEISSENLHLRLEPQPDNKELNELVDTFNGMLNRIETSFETQNHLIGNVSHELRTPLTSIMGEADVALSISRTPEEYKETLEIILDEAEKLDRKIKALLMIAQTGFDGKIQKMDKVRIDQLLWDVIETLRRIDSRNNIYLDISMLPDNPKKLKVQGNEQLLHLAVANIISNGCKYSNFQQVKVSLGATDTDVYIIVKDNGIGIPEEEMNKIYDPFFRASNTNNYEGYGIGLPLARNIVRMHHGELIVSSHENQGTTVQMRFPNFYSTQKDVV, via the coding sequence ATGTTTAATAAAGTAGTTACAAATCAGACCAAAACGATGGTACTTTTAATGTTGGTTTTTACGGCTATCATTCTGTTGTTCAGTGGTTTGGTGTATTTTTCAATTGTCAATTTTTCCCATCAGAGATTTTATGAATTGCTGAAAATACGTACAGCAACTATTATTCAGATCGAAAAAAGCAAAGACCACCTCGACCTTCCGGAGAAATACATCCTTAACAGCCTGACAGATGAAGAGCTTCCGATGGAGAAAGATTATGTTTTTGCAGTTCCCTCGGATTCCAATTTCAAAAAAATATCCCAGGAAGTTCATATTCCGGACTATTTCTTCAAAGATATCATCAAAACAGGGGAATCCAATTACAATGACAAAGAGTTCTATTATATAGGACAGAGTTTTAAATATGATGATAAGGATTATATTGCGATTGCTTCTGCCAAAAACCATTATGTGATCTACTATCTTGGGTTTTTAAAGAGAACACTGCTTACCTGCATCGTACTTTCACTGTTCTTCAGTATGATCTTTTCTTTTTATCTGTCTAAAACATTATTCAGACCGATCTTAAAAATAACAGGAAAAGTAAAGGAGATCAGCTCGGAAAACCTTCATCTAAGACTGGAGCCCCAGCCGGATAATAAGGAGCTGAATGAGCTGGTTGATACCTTTAACGGGATGCTCAACCGTATTGAGACTTCTTTTGAAACCCAGAACCATCTGATCGGAAATGTTTCCCATGAATTAAGAACACCTTTGACCTCCATTATGGGGGAAGCTGATGTTGCGCTGTCTATCAGCAGAACTCCTGAAGAGTATAAAGAAACCCTGGAAATCATTCTGGACGAAGCGGAAAAGCTTGACAGGAAGATCAAAGCGCTACTGATGATTGCCCAAACCGGATTTGATGGAAAGATCCAGAAAATGGATAAGGTCAGAATCGATCAGCTGCTTTGGGACGTGATCGAAACGCTGAGAAGAATTGATTCCAGAAACAATATCTATCTGGATATCAGTATGCTTCCTGATAATCCGAAAAAACTGAAGGTTCAGGGAAATGAGCAGCTTCTGCATCTTGCGGTAGCCAATATCATCAGTAATGGATGCAAGTATTCTAATTTTCAGCAGGTTAAAGTCTCTCTGGGAGCAACGGATACTGATGTATATATTATTGTAAAAGACAATGGTATCGGAATTCCTGAAGAGGAAATGAATAAAATCTATGATCCTTTCTTCAGAGCGTCCAATACCAATAACTATGAAGGCTACGGAATTGGGCTTCCGCTGGCCCGGAACATTGTCAGAATGCATCACGGTGAGCTGATCGTAAGTTCACATGAGAACCAGGGAACAACCGTTCAGATGCGTTTCCCTAATTTTTACAGCACACAGAAAGACGTAGTGTAA